One genomic window of Actinoplanes lobatus includes the following:
- a CDS encoding ABC transporter substrate-binding protein, producing the protein MRKSRALVAGAAALALTFSAAACGGNDDKGSDSSGGAKPEFNAALTQVFNPSEKKGGTIRLANSGDWDTLDPGETYYGYSWNFLRLYGRGLLMFKPVPGAEGNSVTPDLAEGLGTPSDGGKTWTYKIRKGIKFEDGTEVTSKDVKYAVLRSIDKETFPNGPAYFEGFLNLPEGYKGPYKSKGVNTDSAITTPDDQTIVFHLKQAFGGFDYFAALPQTVPVPEAKDTGAKYKEHVVSTGPYKFETNELGKSFKLVRNDKWDAATDPNRKALPDAYDVQLNVNADDIDNRLLSGDLDVDVVGTGVQPATLGRVVGDPTLKASTDNPTLARLWYTSINPTVAPLDNVDCRKAVEYAADKVGYQTAYGGPLAGGDITGTILPPMIPGYEKFDLYPSADGTGDVEKAKEHLKACGQPNGFETNIAYRAERPKEKATAEALQQSLARVGIKLTLKPFPQGDYFSQYAGNPPYVKNNKLGLNLNGWGADWNDGFGFLSQIVDSRVIRETGGSSNTSVRIPEVDGLLDKASSETDAAKRDAYWAQIDKRVMEEAVILPGVTAKSLLIRPKTLTNVFVSDAYNMYDYLSLGVA; encoded by the coding sequence ATGCGGAAATCCAGAGCGCTGGTGGCCGGTGCGGCCGCGCTTGCGCTTACCTTCTCCGCCGCCGCGTGCGGTGGGAATGATGACAAGGGCTCGGACAGCTCCGGCGGCGCCAAGCCGGAGTTCAACGCGGCTCTGACCCAGGTCTTCAACCCGTCGGAGAAGAAGGGCGGCACCATCCGCCTGGCGAACTCCGGCGACTGGGACACCCTCGACCCGGGCGAGACCTACTACGGCTACTCGTGGAACTTCCTCCGCCTGTACGGCCGTGGCCTGCTCATGTTCAAGCCGGTTCCGGGCGCCGAGGGCAACTCGGTCACCCCCGACCTGGCCGAGGGCCTGGGCACGCCGAGCGACGGCGGCAAGACCTGGACGTACAAGATCCGTAAGGGCATCAAGTTCGAGGACGGCACCGAGGTCACGTCGAAGGACGTGAAGTACGCGGTGCTGCGCTCCATCGACAAGGAGACGTTCCCGAACGGTCCGGCGTACTTCGAGGGCTTCCTCAACCTGCCGGAGGGCTACAAGGGCCCGTACAAGTCCAAGGGCGTCAACACCGACTCGGCGATCACCACGCCGGACGACCAGACGATCGTCTTCCACCTGAAGCAGGCGTTCGGTGGTTTCGACTACTTCGCCGCGCTGCCGCAGACGGTTCCGGTTCCGGAGGCCAAGGACACCGGCGCCAAGTACAAGGAGCACGTGGTCTCCACGGGCCCGTACAAGTTCGAGACCAACGAGCTCGGCAAGAGCTTCAAGCTGGTCCGTAACGACAAGTGGGACGCGGCGACCGACCCGAACCGCAAGGCGCTCCCGGACGCGTACGACGTTCAGCTGAACGTCAACGCGGACGACATCGACAACCGGCTGCTCTCCGGCGACCTGGACGTCGACGTGGTGGGCACCGGCGTGCAGCCGGCGACCCTCGGCCGCGTGGTCGGCGACCCGACCCTGAAGGCGAGCACCGACAACCCGACGCTGGCCCGGCTCTGGTACACCTCGATCAACCCGACGGTGGCCCCGCTGGACAACGTCGACTGCCGTAAGGCCGTCGAGTACGCCGCGGACAAGGTCGGCTACCAGACCGCGTACGGCGGCCCGCTCGCCGGCGGCGACATCACCGGGACGATCCTGCCCCCGATGATCCCGGGTTACGAGAAGTTCGACCTGTACCCGTCGGCCGACGGCACCGGTGACGTGGAGAAGGCCAAGGAGCACCTGAAGGCGTGTGGCCAGCCGAACGGCTTCGAGACCAACATCGCGTACCGGGCCGAGCGCCCGAAGGAGAAGGCGACCGCCGAGGCGCTGCAGCAGTCGCTCGCCCGGGTCGGCATCAAGCTCACGCTGAAGCCGTTCCCGCAGGGTGACTACTTCTCCCAGTACGCCGGCAACCCGCCGTACGTGAAGAACAACAAGCTCGGCCTGAACCTGAACGGCTGGGGCGCGGACTGGAACGACGGCTTCGGCTTCCTGTCGCAGATCGTGGACAGCCGGGTCATCCGGGAGACCGGTGGCTCGTCCAACACCAGCGTCCGGATCCCCGAGGTCGACGGCCTCCTGGACAAGGCCTCCTCGGAGACCGACGCCGCGAAGCGTGACGCCTACTGGGCCCAGATCGACAAGCGCGTCATGGAAGAGGCTGTCATTCTTCCCGGCGTCACCGCGAAGAGCCTGCTCATCCGCCCGAAGACGCTCACCAACGTCTTCGTCAGCGACGCGTACAACATGTACGACTACCTGTCGCTGGGTGTCGCGTAA
- a CDS encoding ABC transporter permease: MVVGPGTVSDQLPVVPDPAEGAVPGKAVEGRSLGRIAWNRLKRDRVAMAGGSVVIFLILVAVLAPWIVDAFGHPPNQFHQNLIDTSTLVPKGGTGISGEHLFGVEPQNGRDIFSRVVYGARISLLIAFLATLLSVAIGATMGVVAGYFGGWVDSLISRAMDVFLAFPLLVFSIALAGVIPDEAFGLSGDSLRISLLIFIIGFFSWPYIGRIVRGQTLSLREREFIDAARSLGARGPYVIFKEMLPNLVAPILIYATLLIPTNILFEAALSFLGVGIRPPTASWGGMLSQAATFYTVWHFMFFPGMAIFITVLAFNLFGDGLRDALDPKGRR; encoded by the coding sequence ATGGTCGTTGGACCCGGCACGGTCTCGGACCAGCTTCCGGTGGTTCCGGACCCCGCTGAGGGGGCCGTTCCCGGTAAGGCCGTCGAAGGGCGCTCACTCGGGCGCATCGCGTGGAACCGCCTCAAGCGGGACCGCGTCGCGATGGCCGGTGGATCGGTCGTCATCTTCCTGATCCTGGTGGCCGTCCTGGCGCCGTGGATCGTGGACGCCTTCGGCCACCCGCCGAACCAATTCCACCAGAACTTGATCGATACCAGCACCCTCGTCCCGAAGGGTGGCACCGGCATCAGCGGTGAGCACCTGTTCGGCGTGGAGCCGCAGAACGGCCGGGACATCTTCAGCCGGGTCGTCTACGGCGCGCGGATCTCGCTGCTGATCGCCTTCCTGGCGACGCTGCTGTCGGTGGCCATCGGCGCCACCATGGGTGTGGTGGCCGGCTACTTCGGTGGCTGGGTGGACTCGCTGATCAGCCGCGCGATGGACGTGTTCCTGGCGTTCCCGCTGCTGGTCTTCTCGATCGCGCTGGCCGGTGTCATCCCGGACGAGGCGTTCGGGCTCTCCGGCGACTCGCTGCGGATCTCCCTGCTGATCTTCATCATCGGGTTCTTCAGCTGGCCGTACATCGGCCGGATCGTCCGCGGTCAGACGCTGTCGCTGCGGGAGCGGGAGTTCATCGACGCGGCCCGGAGCCTCGGCGCCCGCGGCCCGTACGTGATCTTCAAGGAGATGCTGCCGAACCTGGTGGCGCCCATCCTGATCTACGCGACGCTGCTGATCCCGACGAACATCCTCTTCGAGGCCGCGCTCTCGTTCCTCGGTGTCGGTATCCGTCCGCCCACGGCGAGCTGGGGTGGCATGCTCTCGCAGGCCGCCACATTCTACACGGTCTGGCACTTCATGTTCTTCCCGGGTATGGCGATCTTCATCACCGTGCTCGCCTTCAACCTCTTCGGCGACGGCCTGCGTGACGCGCTCGATCCCAAGGGGCGGCGCTGA
- the recR gene encoding recombination mediator RecR — protein MYEGAIQDLIDELGRLPGVGPKSAQRIAFYVLSADPADVNRLATALRKVKELVRFCTTCFNVAESEQCRVCRDTRRTNEVLCVVEEPKDIVAIERTGEFRGRYHVLGGAINPLEGVGPDNLRIRELLLRLGTGEVRELILATDPNTEGEATATYLALLVKPMGIAVTRLASGLPVGGDLEYADEITLGRAFEGRRAI, from the coding sequence GTGTACGAAGGCGCCATCCAGGATCTGATCGATGAACTGGGCCGACTGCCGGGCGTGGGCCCGAAGTCGGCGCAGCGCATCGCGTTCTATGTCCTCTCCGCGGATCCGGCCGATGTGAACCGGCTGGCCACCGCGCTGCGCAAGGTGAAGGAGCTGGTCCGCTTCTGCACCACCTGCTTCAACGTGGCCGAGTCGGAGCAGTGCCGCGTCTGCCGGGACACCCGCCGTACCAATGAGGTGCTGTGTGTGGTGGAGGAGCCGAAGGACATCGTGGCGATCGAGCGGACCGGTGAGTTCCGGGGCCGCTATCACGTGCTCGGTGGGGCGATCAATCCGCTCGAGGGGGTCGGGCCGGACAATCTGCGCATCCGCGAACTGCTTCTCCGCCTCGGGACGGGGGAGGTGCGGGAGCTGATTCTGGCCACCGATCCGAATACGGAGGGTGAAGCGACAGCGACCTATCTGGCTTTGTTGGTGAAGCCGATGGGGATCGCGGTGACCCGTTTGGCGAGCGGCCTGCCGGTCGGCGGGGATCTGGAGTACGCCGATGAGATCACTCTCGGTCGTGCATTTGAAGGGCGACGCGCGATCTGA
- a CDS encoding YbaB/EbfC family nucleoid-associated protein yields the protein MQQIMKQAQKMQEQVAQAQAELAAAELTGTAGGGLVTVVVTGLGEFKSVKIDAKVVDPEDVETLEDLVLAAIHNAAEAQRELAESKMGPATGGFSLPGF from the coding sequence ATGCAGCAGATCATGAAGCAGGCGCAGAAGATGCAGGAGCAGGTCGCGCAGGCGCAGGCCGAGCTGGCGGCGGCGGAGCTGACCGGCACCGCGGGCGGCGGTCTGGTCACCGTGGTGGTCACCGGTCTCGGTGAGTTCAAGTCGGTGAAGATCGATGCGAAGGTCGTGGACCCGGAGGACGTGGAGACGCTGGAGGACCTGGTGCTCGCGGCGATCCACAACGCGGCTGAGGCGCAGCGCGAGCTGGCCGAGTCGAAGATGGGCCCGGCCACCGGCGGCTTCTCCCTGCCGGGGTTCTGA
- a CDS encoding DNA polymerase III subunit gamma and tau has product MALALYRKYRPRTFAEVIGQEHVTEPLSQALRSGRLNHAYLFSGPRGCGKTSSARILARSLNCEQGPTPEPCGVCTSCRSLANDGGGSIDVIEIDAASHGGVDDARELREKAFFAPANSRFKIYVIDEAHMVSSAGFNALLKLVEEPPEYVKFIFATTEPEKVLGTIRSRTHHYPFRLIPPAVLRPYLQQLTDAEGVTVEPSVFPLVVRAGGGSARDSLSILDQLIAGSGPEGVTYHRAVALLGVTDATLIDEMCDALATGDGAAAYATIDRVAEAGHEPRRFASDLLERLRDLIILQQVPDAVAKGLIDGPADQLEAMAGQADRLGAATLSRCADILHSGLVDMRGTTAPRLLLELLTARMLLPGAEASSSALLQRLERLERGVTLAPSASIAASGPASAPIGAAGPSASDGVGGGHPPADDAPRGAAAGGGAKAAAMAAARAASSRTGPAVARPVSPAAPAAQAVPAQPVTVPGQAAGGHADSAQGSAAAPSSSSPEVQQADVPGSEPDWNGVADGRPHPAAAGPVEDEYGEEPPWDDEPPAPQVSGFDRVRAVWEQLGQNNQRVSAAQSHGVALAGVDGHEVVITAPTAGLVARMRNLNDLLADEFANALGGRWQVRCEVGDPPGSGPARGTAGNNRSGGANRAYTAAPERNSGPERNTGRSEPRPSRPAQRGPSADADDDRPAARPQTPGDPDGRSPAPAGRPSAPADRPSAPAGRPSAGPSGGDDWPEPVRPPAPAPVASDPGDGGWPEPARPPASVDRSGESRAGDSVRAGSAAGDDSWPEPVRPGAGRSGSPASASASSEWPEPARPGNPAASGSGPGSGTPAGAAAATGRSAGPAGLSAESGASPGSGGHPSASAGDAGHPAAVAGLSGTSGGYTAASTAPSGLPGGSSGLAGGSSGTPGGSSGAPAGIAGARAAAGAGPSETGAAARQVGGAVGGGSAFGGAAVSATPAASARSATPAASARSASPGAPARSAAMEAARAAARTGKDASGGGPAAARAVLAGARGAGPARPAAGGSAWSDGSPTEEAPYDPEYDGPPPSGAGFAGFDPGDEPLDDVIDEKTARQSGEEQAMQLLRAAFGAEKIGEL; this is encoded by the coding sequence GTGGCTCTCGCCCTCTATCGCAAGTACCGTCCGCGCACCTTCGCCGAGGTCATCGGCCAGGAGCACGTCACGGAGCCGCTGTCGCAGGCGTTGCGCAGCGGGCGGCTCAACCACGCCTATCTCTTCTCCGGCCCACGGGGTTGCGGCAAGACCTCCAGCGCCCGCATCCTGGCCCGCTCGCTCAACTGTGAGCAGGGTCCCACCCCCGAGCCGTGCGGCGTCTGCACCTCCTGCCGGTCGCTGGCCAACGACGGCGGCGGATCGATCGATGTCATCGAGATCGACGCGGCCAGCCACGGTGGTGTCGACGACGCCCGGGAGCTCCGGGAGAAGGCGTTCTTCGCGCCCGCCAACAGCCGCTTCAAGATCTACGTGATCGACGAGGCGCACATGGTCTCGTCGGCCGGGTTCAACGCGCTGCTCAAGCTCGTCGAAGAGCCCCCGGAGTATGTGAAGTTCATCTTCGCCACCACCGAGCCGGAAAAGGTCCTCGGCACCATCCGCTCGCGGACCCACCACTACCCGTTCCGGCTCATCCCGCCCGCGGTGCTCCGGCCGTACCTTCAACAGCTCACCGACGCCGAGGGCGTCACCGTCGAGCCGTCGGTGTTCCCGCTGGTCGTGCGGGCCGGCGGCGGCAGCGCCCGGGACAGCCTGTCGATCCTCGACCAGTTGATCGCCGGCTCCGGCCCGGAGGGCGTCACCTATCACCGGGCCGTCGCCCTCCTCGGCGTCACCGACGCCACCCTGATCGACGAGATGTGCGACGCGCTGGCCACCGGCGACGGCGCCGCCGCCTACGCCACCATCGACCGGGTCGCCGAGGCCGGCCACGAGCCCCGGCGGTTCGCCTCCGACCTGCTCGAACGCCTCCGTGACCTGATCATCCTCCAGCAGGTTCCGGACGCGGTCGCCAAGGGCCTGATCGACGGCCCGGCCGACCAGCTCGAGGCGATGGCCGGGCAGGCCGACCGGCTGGGTGCGGCCACCCTCTCCCGCTGCGCCGACATCCTGCACAGCGGCCTGGTCGACATGCGCGGCACGACCGCGCCCCGGCTCCTGCTGGAGCTGCTCACGGCGCGCATGCTGCTGCCGGGGGCGGAGGCGTCGTCGTCGGCCCTGCTGCAGCGCCTGGAGCGGCTCGAGCGGGGCGTCACCCTCGCGCCGTCCGCTTCCATCGCCGCCTCGGGCCCGGCTTCCGCTCCGATCGGCGCCGCCGGGCCGTCCGCTTCCGATGGGGTAGGCGGTGGGCACCCGCCCGCCGACGACGCGCCCCGGGGCGCCGCGGCCGGTGGCGGCGCGAAGGCGGCCGCGATGGCCGCTGCCAGGGCAGCCTCGTCCCGGACGGGCCCGGCTGTGGCCCGCCCGGTCTCCCCGGCGGCCCCCGCTGCGCAAGCCGTTCCCGCTCAGCCCGTCACGGTTCCCGGTCAGGCGGCCGGCGGTCACGCGGACTCTGCTCAAGGGTCAGCGGCCGCTCCGTCCTCGTCGTCGCCCGAAGTCCAGCAGGCCGATGTGCCCGGCTCGGAGCCGGACTGGAACGGTGTCGCGGACGGGCGACCGCACCCCGCGGCCGCCGGTCCGGTCGAGGACGAATACGGCGAAGAACCCCCGTGGGACGACGAGCCGCCCGCGCCCCAGGTCTCCGGCTTCGACCGCGTGCGGGCCGTCTGGGAACAGCTCGGGCAGAACAACCAGCGTGTCAGCGCCGCACAGTCGCACGGCGTGGCACTGGCCGGCGTCGACGGCCACGAGGTGGTCATCACGGCGCCTACCGCGGGCCTGGTCGCCCGGATGCGGAACCTGAACGATCTGCTGGCCGACGAGTTCGCCAACGCTCTCGGCGGTCGCTGGCAGGTCCGCTGCGAGGTCGGCGACCCACCCGGTTCCGGTCCGGCTCGCGGCACGGCCGGTAACAACCGGTCCGGCGGCGCCAACCGCGCCTACACGGCGGCTCCGGAGCGCAACTCGGGCCCGGAACGCAACACCGGCCGGTCCGAGCCCCGTCCGTCCCGACCGGCGCAGCGTGGCCCGTCCGCCGACGCTGACGACGACCGACCGGCGGCCCGCCCTCAGACTCCTGGCGACCCGGACGGCCGATCTCCCGCACCCGCCGGCCGCCCGTCTGCACCTGCCGACCGCCCTTCTGCACCCGCCGGCCGCCCTTCTGCGGGCCCGTCCGGCGGCGACGACTGGCCGGAGCCGGTCCGCCCGCCTGCTCCGGCTCCGGTCGCCTCGGATCCTGGCGATGGAGGTTGGCCGGAGCCCGCGCGCCCGCCCGCTTCGGTGGATCGTTCCGGGGAATCGCGTGCGGGTGATTCGGTGCGCGCCGGGTCTGCGGCGGGCGATGATTCCTGGCCTGAGCCGGTCCGGCCGGGCGCCGGCCGTTCCGGCTCGCCGGCCTCTGCGAGCGCGTCATCCGAGTGGCCGGAACCCGCGCGGCCAGGAAATCCGGCGGCAAGTGGATCCGGGCCCGGGTCCGGGACGCCGGCGGGCGCCGCTGCCGCGACGGGGCGTTCCGCGGGGCCGGCAGGCCTTTCCGCCGAGTCGGGTGCCTCCCCTGGGTCTGGTGGGCATCCTTCGGCGTCTGCGGGGGACGCTGGGCACCCTGCGGCAGTTGCCGGGCTCTCCGGGACGTCCGGCGGGTACACCGCGGCGTCTACCGCGCCCTCTGGACTGCCTGGCGGGTCCTCTGGACTGGCTGGCGGGTCGTCTGGGACACCTGGCGGGTCCTCTGGTGCGCCGGCCGGGATCGCCGGGGCGCGGGCCGCGGCGGGAGCCGGGCCTTCCGAGACGGGGGCAGCGGCGCGGCAGGTGGGAGGTGCGGTCGGGGGCGGCTCGGCGTTCGGCGGGGCGGCGGTCTCGGCGACCCCCGCGGCGTCCGCACGTTCGGCGACTCCGGCGGCTTCCGCACGTTCGGCGAGTCCTGGGGCGCCCGCGCGGTCGGCTGCCATGGAGGCGGCGCGCGCGGCCGCGCGTACCGGGAAAGATGCCTCTGGTGGTGGCCCCGCGGCCGCGCGGGCGGTTCTGGCCGGCGCTCGTGGCGCGGGGCCGGCGCGGCCCGCGGCCGGTGGATCGGCCTGGTCCGACGGGTCGCCGACGGAGGAGGCGCCCTACGACCCGGAGTACGACGGCCCGCCACCGTCGGGCGCGGGCTTCGCCGGGTTCGATCCCGGCGATGAGCCGCTCGACGACGTGATCGACGAGAAGACGGCCCGGCAGAGCGGCGAGGAGCAGGCGATGCAGCTGCTCCGCGCGGCCTTCGGCGCGGAGAAGATCGGCGAACTCTGA